The Macaca nemestrina isolate mMacNem1 chromosome 15, mMacNem.hap1, whole genome shotgun sequence genome segment cagtttcccatctggaGCGGGGTCTTCGTGGTGTGGTCAAGATTCCATGGGCTGTCGGGAAGGTCTCAGTGTGTATAGAGTTTGGGAAATGGGGGTCAGAACCACTGATGCTGGCCACGTGACCTACTTCCGGCAGGCTCCATGCTGTCCCCACCTCTGGAGCTCAACGTCCTGTTGGCCCCCTTCACCACCGGCAAAGACATCCCTCCCAGGGAGCTCTGgctccctcccagcctcccaccaGGAAAGCTCCAAGTCTTCCTGGTCCCAGGATCCCTCACCCACCCAACACAGAGCCGCCAACTGTCACCCCCACTCCCTCCGAGGGTGGCTGAGGTCCCAAAGCTCAGGCGGGTCTGTGGACTGAGTCTCTGGAGTCCAGCATCCTGATGCTCCGCCTTCCATGCAACCCCACCAGCCCTGTCAGGGGCCCCTGGGGACGCTGTGGCCACCCCCAAACAGGGGCCACATTCTGTCCCACACCCCTCGCTGCCCCACCAGGCTCAGCACTAACACGCTTGACCACAGGTGCAAGGGCTCGGCGGGAATTAGGAGAGTCTCCTTCCAAGGGGCTCCAGTCACCATCCCCACCCCAGGCCCCGTGACTTCTCTCGGGGTCCCAAGGCCTGCCACCCTGAGTCACAGGcacccccagcctcagccccaaaGACACCCACCACCCAACTTCCAGGGCCCCAGGGCAAGTGCCTCTTTCTGTGTTCAATGCACCCTCAAGTCTGTCTCGGGTGGTTTGGCCATGCTGGGATGGGCGTGGGGCCGGGTGGCCGCCACACTGGGATGGGCATGGGGCTGGGTGGCCGCCACACTGGGGTGGGCATGGGGCTGGGTGGCCGCCATTCCACCCATCATGGGATGGGGTTTGGGGGTCCCGTTTGGGACGGTTCTGTAGAATGCTGCTGCGGAGAGGACCCTCATGTGGGCGTCTGCAGGCTGACCTTTGAAAACCCAGATGCAACCGTGGCTGCTCCCCTCTGTGGTCCACTTGGGCTGGGCTGGCCGTTGCGAGGCCTTGGGTATGGCCTCCAGCCACAAGCCCAAAGTTGGATTTTGAGCAGAGTAGTGCGCATCTGAGCAGAGACCAGAGCTTCCCAGGGATAGTCACCCTGGAGAGTGGTTCTGGAGGAGATGCGGGGAGGCAGGGAGTTCAGGGGAGTTTGAGGGGGAGGCCAGGCAGGGAGGAGGCCGACACAGTTGTTCAGGTGATGCACCAGTGGTTCCACGGTAGGTTgggcgtgcacacacacagcacacacacacagggcaaAAACACATGCACACCAGCTCGAGCGtgaacacacagcacacacacacatgcacactggctcaggcatgcacacacatagcATGCACGCATGCACACTCGTTcgagtgtgcacacacacagtacacatacatgcacagtggctatcatacacacacacggcacacacatgcacactcattcgggcgtgcacacacatgcacacttgcATCCAGAACATGTCAAGGCACTGAGGTGCCAGGAGTAGGTAGTGGCTCCTACCCCTTCCTGGAACCCTCCAGCCTCTGCGTGTGGGAGCTGCTTCTGGGTAGAGGGGGCTGCTGTggctgtgtgtgtttctgtgtaccTGCAACTGCGTGTGTAGCCGTGTCTCTGTGTCTGCACAGATTTGCATCAGCACGTAACCatgtctaggccgggcgcggtggctcaagcctgtaatcccagcactttgggaggccgagacgggcggatcacgaggtcaggagatcgagaccatcctgactaacacggtgaaaccccatctctactaaaaaatacaaaaaactagccgggcgtggtggcaggcgcctgtagtcccagctactcgggaggctgaggcaggagaatggcgtcaacccgggaggcggagcttgcagtgagctgagatccggccactgcactccagcctgaacggcagagcgagactccgtctcaaaaaaaaaaaaaaaaaaaaaaaaaaaaaccatgtctatgtatctctgtgtgttgtgtgtgggcATCTCTGTCTGTGTACatatgtgttgtatgtgtgtgtctgtaggtGTGCGCATGTGTGTTGCGTGTATACatgctttgtgtgtgtgcatgtctgtcggtgcatgtgtgctgtgtgtgtacatgctctgTGTGTcttttgcatgtgtgtgcatgtgtgttgtgtgtacatgctatctgtgtgtatgtgtgtgtgtgtgcctatgtgaCAAGATTGAAGCTGCCACAGCATTGGAGGCGGGCAGAGATCCCAGGAGGGAACTGAATACAAGGGCTCCGGTGAAAGGGAAGGAGCCGCTGTGACCGTAGTGTTGGGGCTGGAGTgtgtacagtggcatggtcaGGTCTGAGGGGCTCTTGCCGGTGAGGTCTGACTCCCAGCGTCACATCTGGACAGGTGCCACTGGCACCATCCAGCTCTCACCAGGCTTCCCTGTCCCTCCATTGAGGTCCAGGGGCAGGGCTTATGTGGGGACAGGCCAGGCACTGATGGGCTGGATACCTGGGGAGAACGGGGCGGCTCAGAGGGGCCGGCACTCACCCCTAGATGCCCCCTGGCCCATCCATCCCCTCCCGCACAGCAGCCAGCACCCTGCCCTCTGGCTCCCGTCCACATATGTGTGGGAGGAAGCCACACAATGTACTATCTCTGCGCCTGCCCGTGGGGTTCCAGAGCCTCCAGCCCACCTCCCATGAGTGGCCCTACCACATGACGTGGGGTCTGCTCCACATAGACGCAAGGAGTCCCAATCCTCTCCTGGACTCCACAGCCCACAAGCGCTTCCTGAGCAGATCctgtcccctcttcctcctcttcaggaTGGACACAGAGGGGCTGTAGAGGCTGCAAGCATCTCCACAACCCCCGTGCAGAGGGGCCCGGGCCAGGGCCACAGGGAGCCATGGAGAGCTTCACGGAGTCACTGAACAGGCTGAAGGAGATCCACGAGAAGGAAGTCCTGGGTGAGGGGCCAGGGACAGATGCCGGGCTAGGGAGGGGTCTCCACAGCCCTCACCTAAGGGCCGGGGCAGGCCAGGGTGCACCCATGATCACCTCCAATTCCCAACAAGTCAGGGGACGGACCCTGTCTTTTCAGCCCAGGCAGGGGAGTCCTGACCCAAGTCCTGACCCAAGTCCTGACCCAAGTCCTGACCCAGAGCGACAAAGTGGACAGACGCCCTGCCTGGGCCCCGCAAGTGCTGACCTCAAGCTGGGATGTCCTCGAGCCACTCCCAGAGTGTGGCCCCAAGGGGGAGGGGCACTTTCAAGGGTTGCCACCAACACCTCATGGCCACCTGCCACCCGCAGGCTGCATGCTGCCCATGCTTTGTTCGCCCATGGGGCTGGCCATGTGGCAGAAAGAAGAGCCCACTCTGGCCGGCCTGCTGAGCTCACCACAGCAGAGACAGCCACTTCCAGAAACAGGAGCTATGGCTCTCTGGACCCATGCAGAACATGTCAAGGCACTGAGATGcaactcttctcttccttctagGATACACCCTAGGCCCCACCCCTGTCCACTTCCCCCACCAGGGACAGGGCCGAagcccccccaccacccccagtcCAGTCCCAGAGCCAGCACCTTCCCCTGGTCCTTCCACTGAGCACCCGTGCCCACCTGGAAGTCCAAGGACCTGGCTGTCTCCCAGGCAACCCAGAGAGGTGGGGCTGCTGGGGTTAGCCAGGCCCAGGCTGGATCCCAAGATATGGCAAGGAGGAGGTCCGATGGGGTCTGCCCCAAAAGCTCATCTTATTTCAACACTAgctatgacacacacacacacacacacacacacacacacacacacacacaaaatggccCTCTGGTCCCTCTGCCTTTCACAGGTGGCTGGTCACTTGCGGCACCGGGGTCCCTGCTCACCCCCAGACACCCCCAGACAGATGCCAGAGGCAGAGACCCCAGGGGAAGCGACAGATACTGGGCCAAGACCACCAAGGCTCAGGCAGCCCTGGGTCTAGGCACAGACAGGGGCCCGCCTGGCAGGGCTCCCCCAGGGGGTGCAGGGGACGAGAGTGCCACATTGCAGCTCTGCCCAGACCCCGTGGTAGGGAGGCTGCAGGAAAAGCAGCAGCTGGGCCTGACTGCCCCCACTTGCCCCTCTGCTCACTCCCCCAGGCCTGCAGAACAAGCTTCTGGAACTGAACTCAGAGAGGTGCCGGTGAGTCAGGCCAAGCAGGGCCCCTCTCCGCAGGGCCACACTGGCCATTTCATCCCCCTGAAGCTCCGGTGTGCCACCATCCTATGGTgcagaggggaaactgaggctcagtgtgGAGGCAGGGGGGAGTCACTCGTCCAAGGTCACATGGTGagcaggacttgaacccaggtgcgTTGGCCTCCCAGGGGCGGGGCAAGCCCTTTACTCAGGGTGTCTCCCACCCCAGGATCATGATCAGAATATCAACAGTACGTTCGTGGTGAGCTGGGGTCGTGTCTGGTCATACgctggcaggcaggcaggctccCTGCGTTCCGGGCTTATAGACCTGGCTGTGGCTCTGCCTGCACCATGGCGCTAAAGTGGTGCGTGGACAAGACAGACGTCACAGAGGGGCGTGCAGATGATTGGGGGGGCGCCGGGTTAGGCGTTGCCCCACAGGGCCCACTTCAAGGGCAAGTCCCCACAGTGAGGGGCACTGAGCAGGATCCAGCCCCAGACCAAGGCTGCAGGTGCCAAATGGCACTGGCCCCCCAGGCTGGATGGTGGGGACAGCGTGTGTCTTCCTGGATGGAACGGGACCCCACCTTAGCTGTTTCCCGCCACAGGGACGCCCAGAGGATCGAGGAGCTCTTTGCCAAGAACCACCAGCTCCGGGAACAGCAGAAGACACTGAAGGAGAACCTTCGGGTGCTGGAAAACAGGTGGGCCTGGGAGGACACCTCGCAGCACGGCCAGGACCGGTGGGCTCAGGGGAGGGGGAGATGACAGGGCTCCTCGGAGAACAAGTTTGAGAAAGTGCAGGACAAACTGAACCAGGAAGGTTTCTCCACTGCAGGACATCTCAGAGCCTTAAGTAAACTGCATTTTCAAGATTTCTCCCCAAACTCAGTGAAACATGGGACCCCTAGCCCACGGGGTGGGAAGAGGCCTGGGGCTGTACGGAATAGTTCGGGAAGGGCAGGGGCACTTCCGGGCAGTGGGGTGGTGGGTCCCAGGCCCTCTGGCTTCCATGCCATCCCTCAGACTCCCTGTGTCCCCATCCCTGCAGGCTGCGGGCCGGCCTGTGCGACCGCTGCTTGGTCACCCAGGAGCTGGCCAGGAAGCGGCAGCAGGAGTTTCAGAGCTCCCACCTGCAGAACCTACAGCACATCTTCATCCTCAGTGAGCCCCACCCGCCAGACAGCCGGGGTCCTCTCCCACGGGGCCAGGCGACCCCAGGGCCTGTTCAGTCCATGTGGGGGTGTGGGGAAAGGAGGCAGGGCGATCGGCCCCACACCACTGGGGGAACCTCACAACCCAatctacagacacacacacagcccccagCTGGCGCTGGTGTGGCCCTCCCTCAACACAGCCTCCCTCCCCTGCGCTGGGGGCATCCCTGCCCCCACAGGGCGTGACCTTTTTCCTGTGATGCGGAAGGTCCTGCAGTCCTGAGGCCCCGTGGCCCTCCTGATGACCAAGGGCGAGCCCCCTTCCCTCGAGGCCGGCGCGGCTCATTCAGCGGCATCCAATCAGCCACGCACGCAGCAGCATCCACGGCGCACCTGCTgcctgccaggccctgggctacGTGCTGGGGGCACTGCTGAGGGGCTTCCCTGGTGCTGTGATGACCCCACACCAGCCCCTGtcccccccaacccctgcctgCTTTGCTAATCAGTGCCTTTTGCAGCCAACGAGATGAACGGGCTGAAGGAAGAGAACGAGACCTTGAAGGAGGAGGTGAAGCGGCTTCGGGGCCTGGGGTGAGTGAGAAGGAGTCCCAGGGCTCAGACACCCCATTCCCCAGCAGCCCCTGAGCAGTACTCGGCACACGTCCCTGGGGGAACCACCCATGGGGGGCTCTCAGGCAGTGTCGGGACCGCTGCGTCCCCTGGGGTCACCCAGCAGTGGGCCCGGCTTTTCTGATCCTCTCTTGGGATGTTACTCTCCCTCACCCTCCCTGTCTTTCCCTCCCCTCCAGAGATAGGCCCAAGCCCCCGGCCAAGGAGGGCACCTCAGACCCCCCCTCACCCCTGCTGCTCCCCTCCCCTGGTGGCTGGAAGGCCATCACAGAGAAGCCACCAGGAGGCcatgaggaggctgaggaagaccACCAGGGAGCGGGCCTACAGGGAGAAGGTACTGTGGGGACCGGGTGaggctgagaggctgggcccctgCAGGACCAGGGATCCTCCCACTGGGGCTGAGCCGCCGCCCCTCTGGGCACCTCCCAAGCTCCCACCCCTGGCTTCTCCTCCCACAGAAAAGCCAGCAGGGCACAGGGCATCTCCAGTGGCCAAAATCTCACCAGGGGCCACCCTGCCTGAGTCGTGGGCCCCAGACATGGTAAGTGCAGGGACCTGGAGCCCACCATGCGCAGCTGGGCCAGTGCAGGCAGGAGGCTGGAGGCAGCTGCACCTGCAGTATGCCAGCCTCTCATGCACCTCACCCCGAATGTGCCCCTCCTTTGTCCcgggcaggagccactgcgctcCATTTGGTGTGGGTGGGGGCGCAGCCCTGAGTGGGTGGGTCTGGCAGTGAGCAGGGGCAGAGTGGGAGCAGCCCAGGGCAGGCAGCAGAGGCCACAGCAGAGGTCACACATGCCCCTGCCCAGGCTGACCCACCCATCCTCACAGAGCCCCCAGCGCATCTCCAACCAGCTGCACGGGACCATCGCCGTGGTACGGCCTGGGTCCCAGGCTTGCCCTGCTGACCGTGGCCCCACCAATGGGACGCCCCCACCACTGCCCACCAGGAGCAGCCCACCCAGCCCAGCGTATGAGCGCGGCCTCTCTCTGGACAGGTGCCCGCCTGCCCCACCCCTATCCAGAGCAGCCTCAGACAAGCTCCTCTCTCACCCTGGTCCCAGGGCGGTCCCTCTGATTATCCCTCACAGCCCCTGACCTTCTCTGGCTTGACTTTTTCTGGGCACCCAGCCTGGAGCAAAGTTCCCAGGTGGACAACTCCGGAGTGGCCAGGTGTGGGGCGTGGGGGCAGGGGACGGGGACATTGTGTGAGAACAAGTAGGGTGTGGAGGGTGGGCAGGTGGCTAGGACCCTCCAGGTGAGGAGCAGGGGGCTGATGTCTCCGCCAAAAAGACACGGAGGCCTCGGCATCTGGCCCTGCCTTGGAGCCCAGATCACAGGCCACCTCTGGCCAGGTCCACACAGCATGGCCTCCAGAGCTGGGGGCTGAGCCTCCCCTCCCTCCACTGCCTGCCATGGGACCCATGCAGCTTGCTccacctctctggacctcagtttcctcacctgtggaGTGGGTGCCTGTCGTCTCCTCCTTTCAGGGCTCACTGGGACGGTCACAGCTCAACGTAGCCATGGTCATTGGGCTTCTCCTCCCTCACAGCTTCCTGCGGGCCTCCCGGCCCTCTGCCATGACCCATGAGACCCTGAAGCACTCCCCGAAGATGGACCGGCTCTGCCTCCTAAACCGCCCCCTCTCCCTGCACCTTCGGAGCCCCCGCAGCAGCCCCCTGGCCCCTGCTGCAGCCCCCCGTGACCCCCGGCTCCAGGACCTGAAGGCCGGAGAAGCAGAGGCCTGGGAGGAGCCTATAGAACTGCTGGGGCTGCCCAATGCCCTGGCGGGCATGCAGGACCTTCGCCTGGAGGGGGCACTACACCTGCTCCTGGCCCAGCAGCAGCTGCGGGCTCGGGCCAGGGTAGGCAGTGTCAGGCCAAGGGGCCAGCCCACACCCAGGGAGATGCCGCCCTCCCCACCAGTCGGCTCAGACTCTGAGGGCCCTGAGAGTGAGGGGGCCAGGGCAGCTCTGGCCACAGCAGCAGGCCTGCCTGGAGGGCGGCACACACAGCCTGTAGGCCCAGGCCACGCCCAGAGGACGGAGGCTGCAGCAGCGAAGGACTGTGCCCCAGACAAGCCCCTGGACCTCTCGGAGTGGGGCCGGGCCCGGGGCCAGGACACTCCCAAGCCGGCCAGCCAGCATGGGTCACTCAGCCCTGCCACTGCCCACACTCCCAGCCCCGAGCCACCCACCCAGTCTGGACCCCTGACTCGCAGTCCCCAGGCACTCAGCAATGGCATCAAGGGGACCAGAGCACCAGAGCAGGAGGAGGCTCGCACTCCCGTGGTGAGGAGCCCGGCCCTGGCTCAGACCCTGTCCTCAGCCTCCACATCCCCCATCCCGGGCCAGCCTCCAGCCGGACCTCAGGCTGCTCTCTTCCCTCTGCCCACCAAGTTGGTTCCCAGGGAGAAAGCAAGGCTGCCTCATCCACGCTAGAAAGGGAAAGGCGGGCCCCCCCACCAGCTGCAGCCTCAAGAGGGGTCCCACCGGCCATCCAGGGCTGAGCTGGGGGCAGGGAAGTCTCCCAAATAAACTCCAGCCACCTGCTTGCCTCCCCCCAGGACCCCTCACGCCCACTTCCAGGGTCCCAGCTCAGCCTGTCCTCTCCAGGCAGGACAGGAGATGAAGACACAGGGAGGCCTCTGCCACCTCCCCACCCACAGCTGCCTCCCCACCCACAGCTGCCTGACCTGGACGGCCACTCAGGTACAGTGAGCACCTGGGGTCAGAGTCCAGCTGGGAGGGATTTTCCCCATGGGGAGAGAGGGTGGTGACCAGTGACCACCGGGAAGAGGtgtctccaggcccagctctgccCTGCCGACCTGACAGGGCAACTCCAGGCTCCAGGGCTTGGCTCTTCCACCTGCAGCCACTGAAGGAAGCTGAGGGCCCGGCAGGAGCCTCTCTAACCACACTCAGTGAGGGGGAAAAGCACCTTAGCAATTAGGGTTGGCAAGCAGGCTGAGTACCCCATCACACAGCATCCAAGCCAGGGGCAGGCACCCCAGCTGATGGGGACACTGGGCCTGAGCCCAAACCCCAGTCTGCCTTCTGTCAGCAGGTGCCCTGGGGCAGGTCACTTggccttctgtgcctcagtttccccatctgcagaGTTGTCTCCACCAATCCTAGTCTGGCAGGCTTGGGAGACTCCTGGGGCCACCAGCCTGGCCTGATCCTACACCCTGCTTCCTTCAGAGCCCAGCAAGGCTGAAGTGCTGAGACCAGAGTCCGACGAACTGGATGAGACAGACACCCCAGGCAGCGAGGTGGGTCCAGGCCACATACTCCGCAGGGCCAGGCCGGGAGGTGCTCCTCCTCCTGACCACACCCCCTTCTCCCCAGGCGGACCAGAGCACGACTGGGGAGGGGCCCGGGTGTATCTGCGCCCAGGAGCACGGGCAGGGTCTGCCACGGAAGAGGAAGCAGGCCTCGGAGCCCGGGGACAAAGGTACAGCCAGCATGGGGCAGGTGCAGAGAGGCGGGGCGAGGGTAGCCACAGCACCCACCTCTCCTCAGTGCCACCTCCCCTCCTGGCTGCCTGGAGAATGGTAGCCTCAGAATGATGGAGCCAAAAATGAACCTCAATCCTCCCCAAATGAACCCCACAGAGGAGGGCAGGGGCAGCCAGAGTGAGTCCTTCCTGTGTAGCCTCTGACTGTGTAGCCTGGTGTCAGGTCCTTCCAAATCTGAGCCCCAGTCTCCTCGCCTGTAAGGGGGCTGACATTAGGGATCGTAGAAGATTTCAGGGCGAGAAGGAGCCAGGGGATGGTCATTGTCCCCACCATCGTCCTGGGAGGAAGGGCGTCCTGGTGCACAGGATAAGCCACTGACATGAGGAGCAGATCCCTCTTGTCCACCTGCAGATAGGGGCAGCGCAGAGGGCACAGCTCCAAGGGACATGGGGCACATTTGCTCCCCTGGGGAACTGCGGATGGCTCTCCAGTGTTTGCCAAGGGCAGTGTCCTTGGGCCCAGCTCCTCCCAGCAAGGCTGGCAGGAGCCTCGGCCCTGGTCCGAGGGTATCAGGACAACTTTTCACTTCCTGCTCTGGGCTCAATGGCAGCTCCAGCTGGGGTCCAGGAGCCCATGAGAGACTTTGAACACCTAATCATACGGCCCTGGTGTTTGTCCGGGCAGGGCCCACAGGCAGCAGGCAGGGCCCACAGGCAGCGGGCAGGGCCCACAGGCAGCGGGCAGGTCCCACAGGCAGCGGGCAGGGTGGCGCTGCCACTACGTGCCACTGTTGCTGGCAGGCGGCCGCGGCCTGCATCTGCCCAGAGCGGTAGTGAAGATGAGCACGGCCCTTATTCGAGGCACTTCCTGCTGAGTGGGTGGACATGGCCCCGGGGGGTGCAGTCTATGAGCCAGCACCCCCTTGTGCTCCTAGCTGAGCCGGGGCCAGGGACGCTGGCAGGGGTTCCTGAGAAACAGACATGGAGGTCAGTGAGAGCAGGTCCCTGCCCAGCATGGGCACAGCTCAGCGCCAAAGCCAGTGTCCTCGTGCCTGGCGCCCCGGGAGAGGGGGTGCAGCTGTGGCTGTCTGTGAGCCTCACGACCCTGCCCAGCAGGTGGGATCATCACGGTTTGGCTGGTGCAGAaatggaggctgagaggggagaggtcacttgcccaaggtcacaggtcTGGGAGCTGGGTCAGGATCCAAACGTGACCCATTTACCTCAGAGCCTGAGCTCACTGTGCCCCAGAGACGGCCTGAGCCCAGCATCTCAGCAGGATCCCCATCCCCGAACCGTCTCAGGGACCAGGCGCCCCTCCCCTGCGGCCCCAGCCCGGGGGCAGGACCGCTGAGGCCCGCAGCCAGTTTCAGGCCAGCCACTATGGCCTGGCTCCCTCCAAGGTAGCAAGGGGGCCACTGGGGTCAGCGCCGTCTTCGGGGTCACACAATGGGGAGAGTGTCCACCCTCCACCCAGTTCTCAGGGTTCACCCTCAGATCAGGCTACTCCTGCTCTGGGCACTGGTTTCTGTAGGAACAAGGGTGGCCAGTAAACTTCCCCAAGCACCCAGCTCCCCACGCCCAGAGGAGACCCAGGAGGCCCTAGGTGAGAGCCAGTGTTGCCTCAAAGGAAGGCACGCAGCTCTGGCCTGACCTCCAACCACTTCCCATAGCCTCCAAAAAGCCATccagagggagaaagaaactGACAGCCACTGAGAGCCCCGGGAGCCCAAGGGACGCCAAGGACGACAGTCCCTCCCCCCACAGCAGCCCCTCGGAGGAGACCTAGCCAGCCTGCACCGAACCCACAGTGAGCCCAGGGCGGCCCTCCACCTGCCCaccagggcctggagaggccacaCCACCCAACCAGCAGGCAGCCCCGCACAGCCAGTGGTGGGCACATCCTGGCCCACTTCAAGAAGGGCTAAAGGACCAAGAGGGGTCTCA includes the following:
- the LOC105470529 gene encoding RBBP8 N-terminal-like protein isoform X2, which translates into the protein MNGLKEENETLKEEVKRLRGLGDRPKPPAKEGTSDPPSPLLLPSPGGWKAITEKPPGGHEEAEEDHQGAGLQGEEKPAGHRASPVAKISPGATLPESWAPDMSPQRISNQLHGTIAVVRPGSQACPADRGPTNGTPPPLPTRSSPPSPAYERGLSLDSFLRASRPSAMTHETLKHSPKMDRLCLLNRPLSLHLRSPRSSPLAPAAAPRDPRLQDLKAGEAEAWEEPIELLGLPNALAGMQDLRLEGALHLLLAQQQLRARARVGSVRPRGQPTPREMPPSPPVGSDSEGPESEGARAALATAAGLPGGRHTQPVGPGHAQRTEAAAAKDCAPDKPLDLSEWGRARGQDTPKPASQHGSLSPATAHTPSPEPPTQSGPLTRSPQALSNGIKGTRAPEQEEARTPVDPSRPLPGSQLSLSSPGRTGDEDTGRPLPPPHPQLPPHPQLPDLDGHSEPSKAEVLRPESDELDETDTPGSEADQSTTGEGPGCICAQEHGQGLPRKRKQASEPGDKASKKPSRGRKKLTATESPGSPRDAKDDSPSPHSSPSEET
- the LOC105470529 gene encoding RBBP8 N-terminal-like protein isoform X1, whose translation is MESFTESLNRLKEIHEKEVLGLQNKLLELNSERCRDAQRIEELFAKNHQLREQQKTLKENLRVLENRLRAGLCDRCLVTQELARKRQQEFQSSHLQNLQHIFILTNEMNGLKEENETLKEEVKRLRGLGDRPKPPAKEGTSDPPSPLLLPSPGGWKAITEKPPGGHEEAEEDHQGAGLQGEEKPAGHRASPVAKISPGATLPESWAPDMSPQRISNQLHGTIAVVRPGSQACPADRGPTNGTPPPLPTRSSPPSPAYERGLSLDSFLRASRPSAMTHETLKHSPKMDRLCLLNRPLSLHLRSPRSSPLAPAAAPRDPRLQDLKAGEAEAWEEPIELLGLPNALAGMQDLRLEGALHLLLAQQQLRARARVGSVRPRGQPTPREMPPSPPVGSDSEGPESEGARAALATAAGLPGGRHTQPVGPGHAQRTEAAAAKDCAPDKPLDLSEWGRARGQDTPKPASQHGSLSPATAHTPSPEPPTQSGPLTRSPQALSNGIKGTRAPEQEEARTPVDPSRPLPGSQLSLSSPGRTGDEDTGRPLPPPHPQLPPHPQLPDLDGHSEPSKAEVLRPESDELDETDTPGSEADQSTTGEGPGCICAQEHGQGLPRKRKQASEPGDKASKKPSRGRKKLTATESPGSPRDAKDDSPSPHSSPSEET